From Gloeocapsa sp. PCC 73106, a single genomic window includes:
- the trmD gene encoding tRNA (guanosine(37)-N1)-methyltransferase TrmD, producing the protein MQLDVITLFPDFFTSPLASGLLGRALSKEIAQVNLINPRDFTTDKHHRVDDEPYGGGVGMLLKPEPIFAAVESITTLEKKQIILFTPEGETLHQSLLKDLACNYQQLILICGHYEGVDERVKHLVEREISLGDFVLTCGEIPALALINGVVRLLPGTVGKEASLKAESFEDGLLDYPQYTRPPVFRGWEVPLVLRSGNHREIEKWRREQQLQRTLERRPDLLS; encoded by the coding sequence ATGCAGTTGGATGTCATTACCCTGTTTCCCGATTTTTTTACCTCTCCCTTGGCTTCTGGATTACTAGGAAGAGCCCTATCTAAGGAAATTGCCCAAGTCAATCTGATCAATCCCAGAGACTTTACCACAGATAAACATCATCGCGTTGACGATGAACCCTATGGAGGAGGGGTAGGAATGCTACTCAAACCCGAGCCTATTTTTGCCGCAGTAGAATCTATAACCACTCTAGAGAAAAAACAAATTATTTTATTCACTCCCGAAGGCGAAACTCTCCATCAGTCTCTACTTAAAGATTTAGCTTGTAATTACCAGCAACTGATTCTTATCTGTGGTCATTACGAGGGAGTAGACGAGAGAGTGAAACATTTAGTAGAAAGAGAGATTTCTTTGGGAGACTTTGTGCTTACTTGCGGAGAAATCCCAGCCTTAGCTCTAATAAATGGAGTAGTTAGATTATTACCGGGAACAGTGGGAAAAGAGGCATCCCTTAAAGCCGAAAGCTTCGAAGATGGTTTATTAGACTATCCCCAATATACCCGTCCCCCTGTATTCCGGGGTTGGGAAGTACCTCTAGTGTTGCGATCGGGTAATCATCGAGAAATAGAAAAATGGCGACGCGAACAACAACTACAAAGAACCCTTGAAAGACGCCCAGACTTACTTAGCTAG
- a CDS encoding MotA/TolQ/ExbB proton channel family protein, giving the protein MNFGEIMAKGGPVMWPLLFLSILALGTIVERIWFWSTFLHKEGLILNKVMDAAIANWEVVDKVAHHYRKHPIGNFLYAPLRLSKPEPDVFHLALEAAADEELAGMRRGDKLLEAVIALSPLLGLLGTVLGLINSLGSIQLGDLGNSSTDGVTLGIAEALITTAAGLIIAIVSLAFYRIFQAFWFQQVRIFRKAGSDLEMIYRQRWLQSNKIYTS; this is encoded by the coding sequence ATGAATTTTGGGGAGATTATGGCAAAAGGTGGACCAGTGATGTGGCCACTACTCTTTCTATCAATATTGGCATTGGGTACAATTGTTGAGCGGATTTGGTTTTGGAGTACATTTCTTCATAAAGAAGGTTTGATCCTAAACAAGGTAATGGATGCAGCAATTGCCAATTGGGAAGTAGTGGATAAAGTCGCCCATCACTATCGCAAACACCCTATTGGTAACTTTCTCTATGCTCCCTTGCGTTTATCTAAACCAGAACCAGATGTGTTTCATTTAGCCTTAGAAGCCGCAGCAGATGAGGAATTAGCAGGTATGCGTCGAGGAGATAAGTTATTGGAAGCGGTCATCGCTCTTTCTCCTTTACTGGGGTTATTGGGCACGGTTTTGGGTTTAATTAATTCTCTCGGTTCTATTCAACTAGGAGATTTAGGCAATTCCTCCACCGATGGTGTTACTCTGGGTATTGCCGAAGCTTTGATTACCACTGCAGCTGGGTTAATTATAGCGATCGTCAGTCTGGCTTTTTACCGAATTTTTCAGGCTTTTTGGTTTCAGCAAGTCAGAATTTTTCGTAAAGCGGGGAGTGATTTGGAGATGATTTATCGTCAGCGCTGGTTACAAAGCAATAAGATCTACACTAGCTAA